Proteins from one candidate division KSB1 bacterium genomic window:
- a CDS encoding DUF4331 family protein, translating into MRKYLIALATLLVALVWLLHHQMPTIEASSHREAPLIANDPLADNTDLWVFRSPDDPNYVTIVAGYIGLELPEGGPNWVTFAEGVRYEIHIKNKTSVGPLGSAKDDITYRFTFRQQNEDPTTFFNIRLGKQNLKTTYTMEKSVDGGLTWNTMISNGIVPPNNIGPRSFEGSPAGLGKTYDQVVQEAINTSSPDGEKVFCGPRDDVFFVDLGGVFDLGQTRSAYGSNEADPNNARDAVAGYNVHCIVLNIPISKLQKDGKTAAQAANILDGDFVIGVWASASRQKVTTLQPEGPGSKPAYSGEWVQVSRLGMPLTNEAVIPIGMKDYWNAVTPYSVDEQNFIPYFVNPELALYMDDSQFGGAVPALSPLRIQTQSYPAIGVIPGYSTPGFDFRNGKDGAFAAAKIPGIDFTGTALAVPTGPKHASVPLQTALVAPGEPRRIDIFPIFYFGVPNAIPYQLATGKTGGPLSAGKPFINNFLPITNDNGVFYGGDMLRLNMAVPVTARTSAEYSVNARFGLVRAAVLGLTTSPYNTNTNIEAIPHMDGFPNGRRLEDDVTTIELQAVGGLVLAAVGLPFDDALQANYSDLASAKLLAELLYNAGPTRNDLPISTAFPYLPNPHRGYDYVKKLVADAPTLVQSRGLGLGVPNGFLLEQNYPNPFNPATQIQYHVARPEVVKLKVFNAMGQEVATLVDRPHQPGTYTVSWDSRGFASGTYYYRLEVGNQVLPAKKAILVK; encoded by the coding sequence ATGCGGAAGTATTTGATTGCGCTGGCAACGCTGCTGGTCGCGCTGGTGTGGTTGCTGCACCACCAGATGCCGACCATTGAGGCCTCCAGCCATCGTGAGGCGCCGTTGATTGCCAACGATCCGCTGGCGGACAATACCGATCTGTGGGTGTTCCGCTCGCCCGATGATCCCAACTATGTGACGATCGTGGCCGGCTACATCGGTCTGGAGTTGCCCGAAGGCGGCCCCAACTGGGTGACTTTTGCGGAAGGCGTGCGCTACGAAATTCACATCAAGAACAAGACCTCAGTTGGCCCGCTGGGTTCGGCGAAAGACGACATCACGTATCGCTTTACGTTCCGTCAGCAAAACGAAGACCCCACCACGTTTTTCAACATTCGCCTGGGCAAACAAAATCTCAAAACGACCTACACGATGGAAAAGAGCGTGGACGGCGGCCTCACCTGGAACACGATGATCAGCAACGGCATCGTGCCGCCCAACAACATTGGCCCGCGCTCGTTCGAGGGCAGCCCGGCGGGTCTGGGCAAGACCTATGATCAGGTGGTGCAGGAGGCGATCAACACCAGTTCGCCCGACGGCGAAAAGGTCTTTTGCGGTCCGCGCGATGACGTGTTCTTTGTTGATCTCGGCGGTGTGTTCGACCTCGGCCAGACGCGCAGCGCATATGGCAGCAACGAGGCGGATCCCAACAACGCCCGCGATGCGGTGGCGGGTTACAACGTGCATTGCATCGTGCTCAACATCCCGATCAGCAAGCTGCAAAAGGATGGCAAAACGGCCGCGCAAGCCGCCAATATCCTGGATGGCGATTTCGTCATTGGCGTGTGGGCCTCCGCCAGCCGCCAGAAAGTCACCACCCTGCAGCCGGAAGGCCCGGGCTCCAAGCCGGCGTACAGCGGCGAATGGGTGCAGGTCTCACGGCTGGGCATGCCGCTCACCAATGAAGCCGTGATCCCGATCGGCATGAAGGACTATTGGAACGCGGTCACGCCCTACAGCGTCGATGAGCAGAACTTCATCCCCTACTTCGTCAATCCCGAGCTGGCACTCTACATGGATGACAGCCAGTTTGGCGGGGCGGTGCCGGCGCTCTCCCCCCTGCGCATTCAGACGCAATCCTATCCCGCCATTGGCGTGATTCCCGGCTACAGCACGCCCGGCTTTGATTTTCGCAACGGTAAAGACGGCGCCTTCGCCGCCGCCAAAATTCCCGGCATTGATTTCACCGGAACGGCACTCGCCGTGCCCACCGGTCCCAAGCATGCGAGTGTGCCGCTGCAAACCGCGCTCGTGGCGCCGGGTGAACCGCGGCGAATCGATATCTTTCCCATCTTCTATTTTGGCGTGCCCAATGCCATTCCCTATCAACTTGCCACCGGCAAAACCGGCGGCCCGCTCAGCGCCGGCAAACCCTTTATCAACAACTTCCTGCCCATCACCAACGACAACGGCGTGTTCTATGGCGGCGACATGCTGCGCTTGAACATGGCCGTGCCGGTGACCGCGCGCACCTCGGCAGAGTACAGCGTCAATGCGCGCTTTGGGCTGGTGCGGGCCGCCGTGCTCGGCCTGACCACCTCGCCCTACAACACCAATACCAACATCGAAGCCATTCCCCACATGGATGGCTTTCCCAATGGCCGTCGTTTGGAAGACGACGTCACCACCATTGAGCTGCAGGCAGTCGGCGGTTTGGTGTTGGCAGCGGTGGGCTTGCCCTTTGATGATGCCCTGCAAGCCAATTACTCGGATCTGGCTTCTGCCAAGCTGCTGGCCGAATTGCTCTACAATGCCGGGCCGACCAGAAACGATCTGCCGATTTCGACTGCGTTTCCGTATCTGCCCAATCCCCATCGCGGCTATGATTATGTCAAGAAGCTGGTGGCGGATGCGCCGACTTTGGTGCAAAGCCGCGGCCTGGGTCTCGGCGTACCAAACGGCTTTCTGCTCGAGCAGAATTATCCCAACCCCTTCAATCCTGCCACGCAGATCCAATATCATGTCGCACGGCCGGAAGTGGTAAAATTGAAGGTCTTCAACGCCATGGGACAGGAAGTGGCAACGCTGGTGGACAGACCGCATCAGCCCGGCACCTACACTGTCTCCTGGGACAGCAGAGGCTTCGCCAGCGGCACCTACTACTACCGCCTGGAGGTCGGCAATCAAGTCCTGCCCGCCAAAAAGGCGATCCTGGTGAAGTAA
- a CDS encoding ribonuclease H-like domain-containing protein yields the protein MTMSLKDKLRELERVPRPDKTPPAPPAPPLEQLLGGSEQEGCFVVERRYPLHQPHGVITLARLRELPGAVLGIAAKDDSVMHLTPDRALFLDTETTGLAGGSGTLAFLVGVGYFEQEDFVVRQYFLRQPHEERAMLAALQRHLAERHGLVTFNGKSFDIPLLLTRTVLHRLPIDLDGQPHFDVLHAARRLWKARLQDCSLGNLETQILGAPRRADVPGALIPQIYFDFVRTGRAGQLPEVLAHNRRDLLTTAALVGCIGRLVQSPFQFAASRQELQQVGRLYREAGELETSIKLFEELIQQQPHRLEDHLALGLCYKSQRRYDDANRVWQRLIEDFPFHPLPFIEFAKHLEHRRRDYRSAHAVVQRALRALAQIEELHRQHHLLAYKADLARREARLRRKQKTP from the coding sequence ATGACCATGAGCCTCAAGGACAAACTGCGCGAGTTGGAGCGCGTGCCGCGTCCCGACAAAACCCCCCCGGCCCCGCCGGCCCCGCCGCTCGAACAACTGCTGGGTGGCAGTGAGCAGGAAGGTTGCTTCGTGGTTGAACGACGCTACCCCCTGCACCAGCCCCATGGCGTGATCACGCTCGCCCGGCTGCGCGAGTTGCCCGGCGCGGTGCTCGGCATCGCGGCGAAGGATGACAGCGTCATGCACCTGACACCCGACAGGGCGTTGTTCCTCGACACTGAGACCACGGGACTGGCGGGCGGCAGCGGCACGCTGGCTTTTCTGGTGGGCGTGGGTTATTTCGAACAGGAAGATTTCGTGGTACGGCAATACTTCCTGCGGCAGCCGCATGAGGAGCGCGCCATGCTGGCGGCGTTGCAGCGTCATCTCGCCGAACGCCACGGCCTGGTCACGTTCAACGGCAAGAGTTTCGACATCCCCCTGCTGCTCACCCGCACCGTGCTGCATCGCCTGCCGATCGATCTCGACGGACAGCCGCATTTCGACGTTCTGCACGCGGCCCGCCGGCTGTGGAAAGCGCGGCTGCAGGATTGCTCGCTCGGCAATCTCGAGACACAGATTTTGGGCGCGCCGCGCCGCGCCGATGTGCCCGGTGCATTGATTCCGCAAATCTATTTCGATTTCGTGCGCACCGGCAGGGCCGGGCAGCTTCCCGAGGTGCTGGCACACAACCGCCGCGACCTTCTGACCACCGCCGCACTGGTGGGCTGCATCGGCCGGCTGGTGCAATCGCCCTTCCAATTTGCCGCCTCGCGCCAGGAGCTGCAACAAGTCGGCCGGCTCTATCGCGAAGCCGGTGAGCTGGAAACCAGCATCAAACTGTTCGAAGAGTTGATTCAACAGCAACCGCACCGCCTCGAGGATCATCTCGCGCTCGGCCTTTGCTACAAAAGCCAGCGCCGCTATGACGACGCCAATCGCGTGTGGCAGCGCCTGATCGAAGACTTTCCTTTTCATCCGTTGCCGTTCATCGAATTCGCCAAGCACCTGGAACACCGCCGCCGCGATTACCGCTCCGCCCATGCCGTGGTGCAACGGGCGTTGCGGGCTCTGGCCCAGATCGAAGAGTTGCACCGCCAGCACCACCTGCTGGCCTACAAGGCAGATTTGGCCCGTCGCGAAGCGCGACTCCGGCGAAAGCAAAAGACACCGTGA
- a CDS encoding DUF4416 family protein: MHEPRPVKLIVAMLFAREELLPAVRHELVQAFGEIDYCSPRFPFDLTAYYHAEMGSPLYRLFLSFAHLVSPQTLAGAKQRSHALEQRFAEAGRRRVNLDPGYLDTDKFVLASWKYHGYKIYLSDGVWADLTLHYEKGRFTALPWSFPDFRSGRYEPVFLRIREIYKQQLRALAAHRPSAPIT, from the coding sequence ATGCATGAACCCAGGCCGGTCAAGCTGATTGTCGCGATGTTGTTTGCCCGGGAAGAGTTGCTGCCGGCGGTGCGGCATGAGCTGGTGCAGGCTTTCGGCGAGATCGACTACTGCAGCCCGCGTTTTCCGTTCGACCTCACGGCGTACTACCATGCGGAAATGGGTTCTCCTCTTTACCGCCTCTTCCTCTCGTTTGCGCATCTGGTTTCGCCCCAAACGCTGGCCGGTGCCAAACAGCGCAGCCACGCCCTGGAACAGCGCTTTGCCGAGGCCGGCCGGCGCCGCGTGAATCTCGACCCCGGTTATTTGGATACCGACAAGTTCGTGCTCGCCTCGTGGAAATATCACGGTTACAAAATCTATCTCAGCGACGGCGTGTGGGCCGACCTGACTCTGCACTATGAGAAGGGCCGTTTCACCGCCCTGCCGTGGAGCTTTCCCGATTTTCGCAGCGGTCGCTATGAGCCGGTTTTCCTCCGCATCCGTGAGATTTACAAACAACAACTCCGCGCCCTGGCCGCTCACCGGCCCTCTGCTCCCATCACCTGA
- a CDS encoding beta-lactamase family protein, producing MQEIIRQYDEYVVKTLQEADIPGAAIAIVKGGNIVYLKTFGVREFGRPEKIDPHTVFRVASVSKGFAAILTALFVEEGKLRWEDPVIKYLPRFSLRDAQNTRALTITHLLNHTTGLPPHTYDHLIEAQVPFESIISRIKEVRLSCGVGTCYAYQNVMYGLIGEVLRQATGYTYEHLLLTRLFVPLEMYDASSSREELLASRNHASPHVRRHRGWRVLEVKPTYYSVPAAAGVNASITDLAKWMSALLGARPEVLPPTVIRQVTKPLVPTPRERRRPHWNGHIRAAHYGLGWRIFDYAGHTLIFHSGGLRGYVAQLAWLPEHNLGMALLSNCSESNGLMPAFLDMYLGLNRGLHDETRQFEERELN from the coding sequence ATGCAAGAAATCATCCGCCAATATGACGAGTATGTGGTCAAGACCCTGCAGGAGGCTGATATTCCGGGGGCGGCCATCGCCATCGTCAAAGGCGGCAACATCGTTTATTTGAAAACCTTCGGCGTGCGCGAGTTCGGCCGACCGGAAAAAATCGATCCCCATACGGTCTTCCGCGTTGCCTCGGTGTCGAAAGGTTTCGCCGCCATTCTCACCGCCCTGTTCGTCGAGGAAGGCAAACTGCGCTGGGAGGATCCGGTGATCAAATACCTGCCGCGCTTTTCGCTGCGCGACGCCCAAAATACGCGCGCCCTGACCATCACACATCTGCTGAATCATACCACCGGGCTGCCGCCGCACACCTATGACCATCTCATCGAGGCCCAGGTGCCGTTCGAAAGCATCATCTCCCGCATCAAGGAGGTGCGCCTCAGTTGCGGGGTGGGAACTTGCTACGCCTATCAAAACGTGATGTATGGCCTGATTGGCGAAGTGCTGCGCCAGGCCACCGGCTACACCTATGAACATCTGCTGCTCACCCGCCTGTTCGTACCGCTGGAGATGTACGATGCCTCCAGCAGCCGGGAGGAGCTGCTCGCCAGCCGCAATCATGCCTCGCCACACGTGCGGCGCCACCGCGGCTGGCGCGTGCTCGAGGTCAAACCCACGTATTATTCGGTGCCCGCCGCCGCCGGAGTCAACGCCAGCATCACGGATTTGGCCAAATGGATGAGCGCGCTGCTGGGTGCGCGGCCGGAAGTGCTGCCGCCGACGGTGATCCGGCAGGTGACCAAACCGCTGGTGCCCACCCCGCGCGAACGCCGCCGGCCACACTGGAACGGCCACATTCGCGCCGCACACTACGGCCTGGGCTGGCGCATTTTTGATTACGCCGGACACACGCTGATCTTTCACAGCGGCGGCTTGCGCGGCTATGTCGCCCAACTCGCGTGGCTGCCGGAACACAACCTGGGCATGGCACTCCTGTCGAATTGCAGCGAAAGCAACGGTCTGATGCCGGCTTTTCTCGACATGTATCTCGGTTTGAACCGCGGGTTGCACGACGAAACCAGACAGTTCGAGGAGCGGGAACTCAACTAG
- a CDS encoding nuclear transport factor 2 family protein, producing the protein MKMILAFWFLLHPSIFAAPDDSSRVAAVLDDLHAAAAQADADRYFRHFAPNAVFLGTDPGERWTLAEFRAFALPYFAQGRGWTYTVQRRHIQLGPGRQTAWFDEMLRNESYGLCRGSGVLVKSAGEWKIAQYNLSIPIPNHLARQIVAIIRQQEQK; encoded by the coding sequence ATGAAGATGATTCTGGCGTTTTGGTTCCTGCTGCACCCCTCCATCTTCGCCGCTCCGGACGACAGCAGCCGTGTGGCTGCCGTGCTGGACGACTTGCATGCCGCCGCCGCGCAGGCCGACGCCGACCGTTATTTTCGCCACTTTGCACCGAATGCCGTCTTCCTGGGCACCGACCCCGGTGAGCGCTGGACACTGGCGGAGTTCCGGGCCTTTGCCCTGCCCTATTTCGCCCAAGGCCGGGGCTGGACCTACACGGTGCAGAGACGCCACATTCAACTCGGACCCGGCCGGCAAACCGCCTGGTTCGATGAAATGCTGCGCAACGAAAGCTACGGCCTCTGCCGCGGCAGCGGCGTGCTGGTGAAAAGCGCGGGCGAATGGAAGATCGCACAATACAATCTGTCCATACCGATTCCCAATCACCTGGCCAGACAAATTGTGGCAATCATCCGGCAGCAGGAGCAGAAATAG
- a CDS encoding M3 family oligoendopeptidase, with amino-acid sequence MTSTSSPLQAAGIRWDLSDLYHGVDDPRLAETLRGARERAGIFHQNYHGKVAGGSLAAGALRAAIMELEEIQAMVLRAEAYAYLFFSADTANDAGKALYARCQEVQAEVQNLVLFFELELQQLAEPVFTALIAQPELADYRHYLTGLRLFQPYMLSEKEEQIINKKDLTGKQALVNFFTEYTASFTWQLEVEGQERTLTAEEMRHLLRHPDPELRERVKRAYDGRYGDNAVIFCNVFNALIKDHALESEMRGYPGPMAPAHLRNRVAAEIVDTMMAVTAAHYPLAQEYYTLKARLLKLPKTRGCDLVAPVVPQRTRLPFAEGRRLIVSAFEDFSPEIARLAEQMFTRRWIDAEVRPHKRGGAYCHGVIPQHHPYVLLSYNDDLDNVYTLAHELGHAVHDLLARRRQSLFNYHPPLVAAETASVFAEMLLTRKLLQEVGDREFRLTVLTGKLEDLFATIHTQNYYTLFELDAHRAGARERLSAAQLCELWVKRRQEMYGEAVAFLPEQKWYWSAIPHFIHTRFYCYAYTFGALLVLALFRRYEEEGAAFVPRYISLLEAGGSREPEALAAQMGFDLRRPAFWESGFAVMRTMLADLKTLLTESSGTPAP; translated from the coding sequence ATGACTTCGACTTCCTCCCCCCTTCAAGCCGCTGGCATCCGCTGGGATCTTTCGGATCTGTACCACGGGGTGGATGATCCCCGTCTCGCCGAAACTCTCCGGGGCGCGCGCGAACGCGCCGGCATCTTTCATCAAAACTACCACGGCAAAGTGGCGGGCGGCAGCCTTGCCGCCGGCGCGCTGCGGGCCGCCATTATGGAGCTGGAGGAAATTCAGGCGATGGTGCTGCGGGCGGAGGCCTATGCCTATCTTTTCTTTTCCGCCGACACCGCCAACGACGCCGGCAAGGCGCTGTATGCCAGATGCCAGGAAGTGCAGGCGGAGGTGCAAAACCTGGTTTTGTTCTTTGAGCTCGAGTTGCAGCAACTGGCGGAACCGGTCTTTACTGCACTGATCGCGCAGCCCGAGCTGGCGGACTACCGCCATTATCTCACCGGCCTCCGCCTGTTTCAGCCCTACATGCTCTCCGAAAAAGAGGAGCAGATCATCAACAAGAAGGATCTCACCGGCAAGCAGGCGCTGGTGAATTTCTTCACGGAATACACCGCTTCCTTCACCTGGCAGCTTGAAGTGGAGGGCCAAGAGCGGACCCTGACCGCGGAGGAGATGCGCCACCTGCTGCGCCACCCCGATCCGGAGCTGCGCGAACGTGTCAAACGCGCCTATGACGGCCGCTACGGCGACAACGCCGTCATTTTCTGCAATGTCTTCAACGCCCTCATCAAGGACCATGCGCTTGAAAGCGAGATGCGCGGCTACCCCGGCCCGATGGCGCCGGCCCACCTGCGCAACCGCGTGGCAGCGGAAATCGTGGACACCATGATGGCGGTGACCGCGGCGCATTATCCTCTCGCGCAGGAATACTACACGCTCAAAGCGCGGCTGCTCAAGCTGCCCAAAACACGCGGCTGCGATCTGGTGGCGCCGGTGGTGCCGCAGCGCACACGGCTGCCGTTCGCAGAGGGCCGGCGCCTGATTGTCAGCGCGTTCGAGGATTTTTCGCCGGAGATCGCCCGGCTGGCGGAGCAGATGTTTACACGGCGCTGGATCGACGCCGAAGTCCGGCCGCACAAGCGCGGGGGCGCCTATTGCCACGGCGTGATTCCGCAGCATCACCCCTACGTGCTGCTGAGTTACAATGATGATCTCGACAACGTCTACACCCTGGCGCACGAGCTCGGCCATGCGGTGCACGATCTGCTGGCGCGGCGCCGGCAGTCGCTGTTCAATTATCATCCCCCGCTGGTGGCTGCCGAAACCGCCTCGGTTTTTGCCGAGATGCTGCTCACCCGAAAGCTGTTGCAGGAAGTTGGCGACCGCGAGTTCCGCCTCACCGTCCTCACCGGCAAACTCGAAGATCTCTTTGCCACCATTCACACGCAAAACTACTACACCCTGTTCGAGCTGGATGCCCATCGTGCCGGCGCACGGGAACGCCTGTCCGCCGCACAACTGTGCGAGCTGTGGGTGAAACGCCGCCAGGAGATGTATGGCGAGGCGGTGGCCTTTCTGCCCGAGCAAAAGTGGTACTGGTCGGCGATTCCGCATTTCATTCACACGCGCTTCTACTGCTATGCTTACACCTTCGGCGCGCTGCTGGTGCTGGCGCTCTTTCGCCGCTACGAAGAAGAGGGCGCCGCCTTCGTTCCCCGCTATATCAGCCTGCTGGAGGCCGGCGGCTCCCGGGAACCGGAAGCGCTGGCGGCACAAATGGGGTTCGATCTGCGCCGGCCGGCGTTTTGGGAGAGCGGCTTTGCAGTGATGCGGACCATGCTCGCTGATTTGAAAACACTGCTCACGGAATCATCCGGCACACCTGCCCCATGA
- a CDS encoding YiiX/YebB-like N1pC/P60 family cysteine hydrolase produces the protein MPDDKPAPRRCAVAGQSTTVGQSQGLHAPGCCRRGKTRQRRRPGLLPGALVLMLLLPGSDLHAQPTWPAAARQLLPVLQAVSDSTNRLLHEIGVWQAQGGQLRGAQQARWALLLAGLNQGYQHLLTFSDDWEFARRLPPSQFASRFDTAAARTPSRALLVHTGMLRLLLAADRALYAMIDTLRRSIGSSLALQQRLNEGNRAFGLQYGIFESMTAAYFDASRQRRTRSRWRQLHHRRRTAGRILQDGDPALLAELEALLADPRLLQIARQNEIAARAAATWAAVAALRAPSADLASRTLHNASQFFGNLVGTTLFRLASLAGIGEWRGHALPAMHRYYPSPDQPAAAVHPGKVEELAAALQAGDILFEKTRFAITDKLIPGYFGHVAIYLESYEALRALGIFETAELQQALNGMPLVEIEAKLDDCAAALQHLADKPEWLQLAALRRRLAGESYQGRPLNPLLFEALYRLRDRHGNVIEALRDGQTLAPHTGGVTLNRFEDFLHVDDLAAVRLRPEQRTRHTLARFLALALLQYGKPYDFRFDVNTLDAIVCSELIYHSFVEVNFATETSLGSRTISPDHVAQQAGVATTLAGQRLQPPFALQQWLVQAMPFYPLPAAHARSDSLVQRAFMAHVREQQGGLQLLSDRERREWTALQDSAARWRARESERLRRLPVPATVRWQPPAEGRAVQRRRVNFYIALAEELAHARAAGASAAGLAARQTRALLQYARRDSAGLAPAEMARLLADDFASWQAGAAYRPDYLNLLGGPARLALAVFGAATLQQDQAFGRGIGLRLAGNHEAPRVGLGFTQHYTFLPVELLLFDDRGRERQRWQGGASLARLQKNYTHGGHLALQALHWHKSAYATTFVPFALAAGGDKGPLTTALHLVRLGNGHYRGGLYLGEMMRVELGAWDFYHGRRAGALVNFHYGARLQCTLGAFRAFAEGSLGERLGELAARRTGRSAAWPEMRDWRFGLELTGSNLYRPTRHRLTFSVREDHALFRRGRVHSERRVRVQYEWSLND, from the coding sequence ATGCCTGACGACAAACCGGCACCGCGACGATGCGCGGTCGCAGGGCAATCAACCACGGTCGGTCAGTCGCAGGGGCTTCATGCCCCCGGCTGCTGCCGCCGCGGGAAAACACGCCAGCGGCGGCGCCCCGGTTTGCTGCCCGGCGCGCTGGTGCTCATGCTGCTTCTGCCGGGCAGCGATCTGCACGCACAACCCACCTGGCCGGCCGCGGCACGGCAACTCCTGCCCGTTTTGCAGGCCGTGTCCGATTCCACCAATCGTCTGTTGCATGAGATCGGTGTGTGGCAGGCACAGGGCGGGCAATTGCGCGGCGCACAGCAGGCGCGCTGGGCGCTGTTGCTCGCCGGCCTGAATCAGGGCTATCAGCATTTGCTGACTTTCTCCGATGACTGGGAATTCGCCCGCCGACTGCCACCGTCACAATTTGCCAGCCGTTTCGACACGGCGGCGGCGCGCACGCCCAGCCGGGCGTTGTTGGTGCACACCGGGATGCTTCGTCTGCTGCTGGCGGCCGATCGCGCGCTGTACGCCATGATCGACACGCTGCGCCGGAGCATCGGCAGTTCCCTGGCGCTGCAGCAGCGGCTCAATGAGGGCAATCGCGCCTTCGGCCTGCAATACGGCATCTTCGAAAGCATGACGGCTGCCTATTTCGACGCCAGCCGCCAGCGCCGCACACGCAGCCGGTGGCGACAGTTGCACCATCGCCGCCGCACAGCGGGCAGAATCCTGCAGGACGGTGATCCGGCACTGCTGGCGGAGCTCGAGGCACTTTTGGCGGATCCGCGACTGTTGCAAATTGCCCGGCAAAACGAAATAGCGGCACGCGCGGCAGCAACGTGGGCCGCGGTTGCCGCGCTGCGGGCACCCAGCGCAGATTTGGCCAGCCGCACGCTGCACAATGCCTCACAATTCTTCGGCAACCTGGTGGGCACCACTCTCTTCCGCCTCGCCAGTCTGGCGGGCATCGGCGAATGGCGCGGCCATGCCCTGCCCGCCATGCACCGCTACTACCCTTCACCAGACCAGCCGGCGGCTGCGGTTCATCCCGGGAAGGTGGAGGAGCTGGCAGCCGCGCTGCAGGCGGGTGACATCCTCTTCGAGAAAACGCGCTTCGCCATTACCGACAAGCTGATTCCGGGATACTTTGGACATGTCGCCATTTATCTTGAAAGCTATGAGGCCCTGCGTGCGCTCGGCATTTTCGAAACGGCTGAATTGCAGCAGGCGCTCAACGGCATGCCGCTGGTGGAGATCGAAGCCAAACTCGATGATTGTGCGGCTGCCCTGCAGCACCTGGCGGACAAACCGGAATGGCTGCAACTCGCCGCACTGCGCCGGCGACTGGCCGGCGAAAGCTATCAGGGCCGGCCGCTCAATCCCCTGCTTTTCGAGGCGCTTTACCGTCTGCGCGACCGCCACGGCAACGTGATCGAGGCGTTGCGTGACGGTCAGACCCTGGCCCCTCATACCGGTGGCGTTACGCTCAACCGCTTCGAAGATTTTCTGCATGTCGATGACTTGGCCGCCGTCCGGCTGCGGCCGGAACAGCGCACGCGCCACACCCTGGCCCGCTTCCTGGCGCTGGCATTGTTGCAATATGGCAAGCCCTATGATTTTCGCTTCGACGTCAACACCCTCGATGCCATCGTGTGCAGCGAGCTGATCTATCACAGTTTCGTGGAGGTGAATTTTGCCACGGAGACCTCGCTCGGCTCCCGCACCATTTCGCCGGATCACGTGGCGCAACAGGCCGGCGTGGCCACCACGCTTGCCGGTCAGCGGTTGCAACCGCCCTTCGCGTTGCAACAGTGGCTGGTGCAGGCCATGCCGTTCTATCCCCTGCCGGCGGCACACGCCCGCAGCGATTCCCTGGTGCAGCGCGCCTTTATGGCCCATGTTCGTGAGCAGCAGGGCGGCTTGCAACTCCTGAGCGATCGTGAGCGACGGGAGTGGACGGCGTTGCAGGATTCCGCTGCGCGGTGGCGGGCGCGGGAGAGCGAGCGCCTGCGGCGTCTGCCGGTGCCTGCCACGGTGCGCTGGCAGCCCCCGGCCGAGGGGCGTGCGGTACAGCGGCGGCGCGTGAATTTCTATATCGCACTTGCGGAGGAGCTCGCGCACGCGCGCGCGGCGGGTGCCAGTGCGGCCGGGCTTGCTGCCCGGCAGACGCGCGCGTTGCTGCAATACGCGCGGCGCGACAGTGCCGGCCTGGCGCCGGCAGAGATGGCACGGCTGCTCGCGGATGACTTTGCCTCCTGGCAGGCCGGTGCCGCCTATCGACCGGATTATCTCAACCTGCTCGGCGGTCCCGCACGTTTGGCATTGGCGGTGTTCGGGGCTGCCACGCTGCAACAAGACCAGGCCTTCGGTCGCGGTATCGGTTTGCGTCTGGCGGGCAACCATGAAGCGCCGCGTGTGGGCCTGGGTTTCACCCAGCACTACACCTTTCTGCCAGTCGAGCTGCTGCTGTTCGACGATCGCGGCCGGGAGCGTCAACGGTGGCAGGGTGGCGCCAGCCTGGCGCGTCTGCAAAAAAACTACACGCACGGCGGCCATTTGGCACTGCAGGCGCTGCACTGGCACAAATCCGCTTATGCCACCACTTTTGTGCCCTTCGCGCTGGCGGCGGGTGGTGACAAAGGTCCGCTGACCACGGCGCTGCATCTGGTTCGTCTTGGCAATGGCCATTACCGGGGCGGCCTCTATTTGGGAGAAATGATGCGGGTGGAATTGGGCGCGTGGGATTTTTATCACGGCCGGCGCGCCGGTGCGCTGGTGAATTTTCATTATGGCGCGCGGCTGCAATGCACTCTCGGCGCTTTCCGCGCTTTTGCCGAAGGCAGCCTGGGCGAGCGGCTGGGAGAGCTGGCGGCACGGCGAACAGGGCGATCGGCCGCCTGGCCGGAAATGCGCGACTGGCGCTTCGGCCTGGAGTTGACCGGTTCGAATTTGTATCGCCCCACCCGTCACCGTCTCACCTTTTCGGTGCGGGAGGATCATGCACTTTTCCGCCGCGGCCGCGTGCACAGTGAGCGGCGGGTGCGTGTGCAGTATGAATGGTCGCTGAATGATTGA